Within Bactrocera oleae isolate idBacOlea1 chromosome 6, idBacOlea1, whole genome shotgun sequence, the genomic segment cgtaatttcaaaattggctagttttgttggcagttgtagactattttgagccctagacgctatgaaagatcgctGTGATCCTTGggctattaaggccctaagtttaaacagctctcctcggtgttcgatggagacgattgctgttggtagtagtactctactttgattttcgctgtgtagcgtttgggtttttaatggctttgagcaacatggtgcttcttagcaattttcgggatttcgcacttcgggatttgctgttgcaacccgtggctcttttcatatttgcgctgtttgggggtgagctggaaaatagttgttgctactggcttgcggtctgtggaagcttctatttaggtcgtgttgaacggttttcgttctgaccatttttttatctaccctttctgctatttcgtattgggttattaaaaagtctttcatctgctgccacgttgggcatttttttcgagatgagagcgattgctcccacaaaagtaacgatttttctggtaaagcggctgTGCATagatttaccagtattggatcccagctgtctgtgggaatattttgtgtcgatagaccCGACAatcaattagaaacagtggattgcagctTTATAAActtttcacttgtttccttttgaatcttaggcaagttcattagtaccgttacttgcttatcgaccaatattctctcattttcatatctagatttaagggcttcccaagccagattgaaattatcgtcatttagtgcgaactgtttgactatgacgcctgcttgaccttttgttttgtatcggaggtgatacaatttttgcgcatttgttaattttgggtggtttatgtaaacggctgtaaacatgtcccggaaggacggccattgttcataaccaccatgaaatatttctgtatcacatgtgggcaccttgtgatggatgcctgaacttgcctcatgactttgtacttgtggcagctctactcgctgatttggagtaggtgcaattgcttttattagcttaagttgatcgaaaatcattgctttagtttcttcgaattggtctaagcagttttcgtattttgcgtaagccgaagatttgaaattttctggtagatctgagtcgtcagattctacaattgcgtcatatgcagcttggagacgtgaccaaaaattgtcaagatttccTTTtgtgatttctaataccgattcagaattatcttgaatcggagaagaagaaaatcgagtgcagtatcttattaagctgtcactctcagcaatgaatttactgtatgtaatgtctttcccccttttttgctttgtagcaccttgctttgagcgtgtagcttctgcaggtgtacatggacttctttcgtcagaaatcatttttggaatttttagcaactgagttgttttagaatctttcgagtctgagctcatttaagagatgcgccgaaataaaatattttcaatgtaagaaatatatgtgtttgaaacctcttttaagaaaataagagtttttggtttttgtttttttaaaaattaacaaattaataacttttttaaactcgtatgagtacttaactcttttatgataataagagtttttattttatgaaatgaatatatattatattacgcgtatttcgtgttttatcgcttttttttcctttaatattatttaattgattaatattaaatacaaatgtttttatttttacttttatttgtaagtattatgtgtccgtaattcctatagggtatacctataagcggatcagctgatacatatgtacttgacgttatgcgcaattgagagctcgtcttagagatcaatgcactttgtacatatgtacatatatatatttatgtaatatattatgtttaaatatttttgcgcaatcctgcttgtttttgttggtcaaagaacaaggggtattgcgaatatgtgccaatgtggacttagaatgttatatgtatatatgcaattttacttgtttttgtttaacaaagaacaaggggtattgcggaatatttgccaatgtggactttggagcgaagtactaatgtatttttgtatacctgagcgtgtatatatgtacgcagtgcgaaaggtattcttttaaatgtatgtatatatgtatgtatggatgtcacgtagtatatttttgtgcggaatatatgtacgcagtgcgaaaagaccgcgaaaagtagaataatttaccgcagttgttcgagtaaaatttatgtatatatgtatgtatatatgtaaatgtttagtaatatatgtatgtatagcaattattagtattatatgtatgtttgaatattttcatacatattttaatgctttaaacggagattttctcctaatatagtatgtatgtatatatttatatatattaaatataatatgtatatgtatgtttaaatttattttgtacgttttcgcttttgtttgtttCTGCTTTTGATTTGGAAGGATTtggtcctctgttagccccttttgagtgttgagttgtgtagagttgtggtgtgatgtgatatgtatgtgtgggtggtctgagtggtgtgatggctgttgtggatcgtgttgatgtggtgtgttggcgcgcagtggcgtgtatgaaggggggaggcgtaactcatcttgccaaattttaaattttttattgaaattatttatagtcatatacatatacatatataaaaatggagtgcaacaaaatatataatttaaaaataaattataaaaagaaattttcacttaattccatgctTGTTCCTCTCAGAAGCTCTGTTGTACGTGTTTTtcagttcatgaatatttcaaaatatttaaaaatgcctaaataaaaatgaaaattaactaaaaatataattttatttgaaacttaacaATAACtttcgtatattatatttgaaaactcctttatttatttattttttagcataaaaagagttattgcataggagcacgcaacacttttggtttatcgcacagaataacagctacataggtatttcacaacttctcgaaacttctatggAAATGTATACTTTCTTTTTTCGACGTATGcagaatttgcttttggaaaaatcgtgaACATTGACAGCCATTTTACTGTTCATAAGACTGTCAGTACTGGCATAAAAAAtctgagtgtattggtgaacccatcagcagtttcttgtaggggtGTCTCTCTATATTAAAAATGGTGACTGTTCCTTGGCGAAGTATAAAAAGATGAGAGTTACCCAACATTTTACTTCGTCCTGCTGCGTTTCGCTTCGATGTGAACGAACTCATTCCAAAGTATATATCGAACTTGTCTGTCAAACCTGTAATTGCATccacttatattaaaataaatcaaattactaAGGACTAAGGTGGCgtgtaacagaacattttatactcttgcaaggatcaaagccatgGAAATACTGTAATAAAACTACTGAAAAAATATCATAGAcatatttagttatacatatatttaataaatactcTATTAATAATATTGTGATTAAGTTTGTtgggaaattatatagtttttgtaagttttatgaatttttaggTAGGAATAAATTAAGATTAAAGtatgtgaaatcacatatctctggacctactcgaccaatttaaCCAAATCTGGTACATAGGATTATTTCGCTTACCacgttacagtgcgaaaatgggtgaagtcGAACtccaaccacgcctacttcgcaTATAACTAaagtttaaatttcatttgatttttcactttttaatatacaaatcaaaaatcGGCATACAACTTTACACGAAGAGCGCCTTTAAGATATAccatctcaggtctaaaaattgtcaaaatcgaaccataacttttcaagcccccagatatcgGTAATGGGCTTCCCAGAACCTTCGCCTGActatttaccgaaaatatcggtcaatgtgtaagatatatgaTTAAAATTAGGAGAGAATCCTTTCTAgataatagtatgtatgtaggtcaaaaattagttgaatacttcccttagcccccatattcctaatagaaagattttcaaacttacgGGTGACTTTATACTCCATATTTCGACCAATATGTCAGTTATctaaattaaattgagtgagcgtgtttttctccCAAGTGCTCTCTTGCCCTAACTCCCATacaactaatatcagaattttcagaccttcggttgactttactccttatatattgttgatggtaaaagaggtaccttaatgaaactctaGAGAAATGCAaatgctacatatattttactgctATAATGTGTTAACTACTTTGGAAACCTATCTGTTACTCTTAGTCCTTTTCATTGGCTATCTCTTTAGTTAGCCTTCTGTTACTGAAAATATGGTAGTTTGCTTGGTTATTGCTAGGGATACTTATAAGTTACAGATAATGGTGCTTAGGTTAGCCATTGGTTACAAAAAATTGGTGAATCGGTTATCTCGTCACTTGCTATgagttatttgtttggttatcaAATTGGTTACCACAGCCTTATGTATCGGTTACCTATTTCcttataaatagaaaaatgaaattcttgctttatttttatttatttaatttttttttaatttacatgtttatatatcatagttctattttttctttctaCTTTTTACAAATGTTGagtaattattttagatttgcttttaaatataacatttatatatatgtactatattataattatttttatgttaaaaggtGTTGACTTCACTTAAtttttcaccttgggtgcggtgttatcCTCACTTGCACTATAGCActccttttaattaaaaagactttaattaatttcttttaaaactctttaattaatcTCACGCttcgaaaatactttataatataaatttcacttttttatgttttgggttttaaataatttgtaatacaatttgtactttcacttttttttatattttgggttttaaataatttggaatacaatttataatttcacttttactTTAGGCTACGAAAATCACACTGCGGGAACGTTTTTAGTTAGAACCTTATAGGTCACGGATGAAAGCGAAAAAGAGAGCCATTCTGGTCTGACTGGTCCCTTTTGATCATTCGGGTGGTGGAAAAGACGGTGGTTGCAGTGTGGGTGTATAGTGTAGATGTagagtgtggttggttaattgtatatggttgtgttggtgagtgatatggtgtgttgtaggtggtgtatgatgttgcgttggttatgttgtattgtatgatgttgtacggtgggttgtgagcttagttgtgaaatgtcgcgggattagaagtcgcatgaacatcccggcccccctaggcgaattaattGCCTAGAAGTCTCTGCAACTGTTGCAGAGTGCTCACTACGGCGTTCAATCCGGTTGCCCTTTGCCGCTGGTTGCGATGACCATAGGGTGGTGGAGGTGGCCGTGAGCGTGCCCCTCTGGATGGTTTCGGCCGATGTACTAGTTGGCGCTGGACGGGATTCCCTTGTTGTCTGTGCCGGTGACTGGTCTGTGTTGTGGACGGATTTGCTCGTCGAGGGAATCGATGGAACAAAGTATGATGCGGTCGTTGACAATATTGACACGATCCGTCGGTTATACACTCAAAGGTTGAGTGACTATCTGCCAAGCAAGTCATACAGTGTCCGTGGGCTCTGGCGATCTGTTGGCGTTGAGTGGGCTTCATGCGTTTGAAAATGGTGCACCTCTTCAGGACGTGAGGTCGATGGCATAGACTGCATCGTGGAGGCAGATGCTCATCAAACTGCTCCTCGTTTGCATCCCTGACAgctgctgcagatgattggctgtGTCGTGCCATGGCGCTTTGCATCCTTGGTGCTGCGATGGGTGGACCAGATGCTCTAGGCGCAGCAATTACGGACCTCACAGTCTTGGGAGCGCTGTGTATATCCTCTACGtccatttctattggaataggaatatattaaaatatggtgtggctcataattttgaattatgatatttgttgcttatatatatatatatatatatatatgtatatgtgactatatatgttgtggttaatttttaatcgcgtttgttagtgttagatttgcatgtacggattataaaacggtagtatttcgagttaaacgaattaattgtcggttttgattttatttatgcgcttgtcttggcggggtttgtgtaatcgtttcttcggtgttcggaagaaaacacaattttactaatggtcGAGTTAGTATACCAGTTTGTGTTCGTACGTCGACTATTCTTATGTGACCATCTCGTCCCCGATGGAccttttcaatgcggcctagtCGCCATTCTGTTGGAGGAAGAcattcatcatgtatgatgacgCATTCGCCGGTATTTGGTTCCTTCTGGATCGTTTTCCACCGATGTCTCTTATGGAGATCTTTAAGGTAATCTTCCTGCCATCGATggctgaattcatgatgaagtatcttaattttttcccatcggtctattaaattgagtgagtctccttgtgccgttttctttaaatgggacttaaagctttttacagctgattcccagagtccgcccatgtggggagaacaggggggtataaactgccaatcaattccttgtggtgcatattttttaacaatttctggggagacttctttagtaaattttacaaactctttctctgtggctctttgagctccgataaagtttttcccattgtcgcttatcatttttgatggaaatccgcgtcgtccgacaaagcgtgcaaatgctgcgagaaaagccgcagtagacagatctgaacatagctcgaggtgtactgcctttgtcgcgaaacatacaaagacagccacataccctTTTCTGAATGAGGTTGACCTTAACATagaggcctttatctggaaaggtccagcaaaatcgaccccagtaatggtaaagggaagagcaaaattgcagcgttcaggtggcaaagctgccatgatctgcgtgcgtattttgtgcttgtacaatgtgcattgtttacacataaaaatcgttcttttaatttgtggctttaggcgcggtatataaaattctagtcggaccatttgttgcatcaagcgatgctcaccatgtaatgtaagttggtgaagatatattaaaaataaataagtaaaacgggatttctcgggaattataatgggatgtcgttcgttataactaagggtggaattcactagtcttccatgtgcccggattaatcctttagtgtccaaaaaaggatttaaaacgaGAAGTGAGCTTCCCTTATCGAGGGGTCGTCTTTCGACTAACTTTGATTTCTCCCGCATGAAATAGCGAGTTTGTCTATATGTAATAAGGATGATACGGAAGGATCATTTGTTATtcctttaaccttttgtttgagtctttggataaatttaaacatgtaagcgactactcttagtgcttttgggaatgatgaaaatcgatgtaatatatcatcttcatcaggagtgatatgaaagttttcaattcgccgaatttcaggagctattatattgcgagcgggagactttggccagacttcttgtgattctgttaaccacgtaGGACCGTTCCACCAGAGTGTAGTGCTGGTGAGATGAAGTGGTTTGCAGCCTCTTGTTCCCGCTGGTTTATCtccacttgcaacatgttgccattgtgctgggccaactaagtctaatatttgagatatacggttagatacataagtcttccaggtatatggtggtttttctaaccatgctaagactatttctgaatctgaccaaaggtacattttgtgattggttaatTTCAGATGGGTTTAGACAATTGAGACTAGTTTTGCTAACAGAAGTGCACCATTCAGTTCGAGCCGTGGCAGGCTTAGTGTCTTCAGCGGAGcaactttggctttggctactaaaagacgtgaagatattttgttatcatattcagtgcgtacgtaaactgttgcacaataggccttttcagaggcatcacaaaagccatgtaattctacattatagtcaggtgcgaaatttacccatccaggaattcgaatttccgagatggtatgtagattgtttgcaaattgaacccactttgttaaacgtatgggttttacttgctcatccgattcagtgccgtcttgccacagttcttgaatgaggatttttgcttgaatcattattggcgaaaaccatcctgcggggtcaaaacgttttgccaccgaggaaagtatttgacgtttggttatggcggatattgcagatattgactcaattgtatatgagaattgatctgttatcgcattccattgaatcccgagagtttttgtagtactggccttttcaaatttaaggaagttagtatataataagtcttccccttttatgttttttattatctccggatgatttgatgtaattttctttagggggAACCCGGCTGAATTTAATGCTTTGATCACTTGAGATAGTGATTCGCAAGCTAATGAGAGACTGTGGCTACCTGATGATGTttgccacttcatgtaatgtcctaatggctaaatagggtgcacaattgatgccaaaggtaactgtttttagtttgtagtcgctgattggactattacttgattttcggaagactatccgctggaaatcttggtcatctttatgtactaaaatttgtctatacattttctctacatctccattgaaaacatatttaaacatgcgccaatttagtattagcagcatgagatcaggttgtaatgttggccctgtgtatagtacatcattgagtgatttgcttgagctcgtacactttgaagcattaaaaacaactcgtacttttgttgtgattttatctggtcttattaccccgtgatgcggaagataaaaagataaatatctacctttagatattttttcatatggtacagCTTCTTCCATATGATTGAGGTCAAGATATTCATCATCACGCcatcatatgctgatttaagctcgcttttctttatcaagctTTTTTCCAAGCTTAGGAATTGCTGGACTGCTGATATTCTCGAGTGGCCTAGAGCTATCGTTTCTGGAAAAGTGGGCTTGGAGTggcgtttcttgttgttgtggattggtaataggcttcgcatgccaggtcttcttctgaaggttttgtgatttggggtagttcttctacttcccagaattttttgagttgattatttaaatattcgtttgaaatattttcaacttgagttgtgaaggagttaattttttctgtgacttggccacttaatattcatccaaagattgtgttttgggctaacaatttattagagattttctctataccttcaagaattatttgaggtattaagtcgctgcccaataatatgtcgatttgtgatggggtatggcagttgggatctgctaatttgagatatgagcatttttcccactgttttttatttacttcatagcttggaagcaaattagtgagctgcggtagaacaatggcttgtgcatcTATTTGTATATCCGCGTTTGGAGAAACTATGGTGATTGGgtaaactttatttgaattttgtataattcttccgcccattcccgaaatttggaaactagaatttttgactggcaattttagccgatt encodes:
- the LOC118682786 gene encoding uncharacterized protein, producing the protein MQSAMARHSQSSAAAVRDANEEQFDEHLPPRCSLCHRPHVLKRCTIFKRMKPTQRQQIARAHGHCMTCLADSHSTFECITDGSCQYCQRPHHTLFHRFPRRANPSTTQTSHRHRQQGNPVQRQLVHRPKPSRGARSRPPPPPYGHRNQRQRATGLNAVVSTLQQLQRLLGN